A single window of Nicotiana sylvestris chromosome 3, ASM39365v2, whole genome shotgun sequence DNA harbors:
- the LOC104220695 gene encoding transcription initiation factor TFIID subunit 14b-like isoform X3, translating into MPQSSSTKKHVQEPPDVTGPNPKSQRTKMVKSSDDSDKKFVQNTGKKLKELEVGVPIVYGNIAFWLGKKASEFQSHKWTVYVRGATNEDLSVVVKRVVFQLHSSFNNPTRVVDGPPFELSECGWGEFEIVITLHFHTDVCDKPLHLYHHLKLYPEDESGPLSTKKPVVVESYDEIVLAEPSEAFFARVQNHPAVSVPRLPPGLNLPPPEDVDRRKRSDSKDHPLSQWFTNFSEADELLKLTAARQQVQGHIARLRRQLSLIEGQHQQLKPADDL; encoded by the exons ATGCCTCAAAGCTCGTCGACAAAGAAGCACGTGCAAGAACCCCCCGACGTTACCGGACCCAACCCCAAATCTCAGCGTACCAAAATGGTTAAGTCTTCCGATGACAGCGATAAAAAG TTTGTGCAGAATACTGGTAAGAAGCTGAAAGAGCTTGAAGTTGGGGTCCCAATAGTGTATGGCAATATTGCATTTTGGCTTGGTAAGAAGGCGAGCGA GTTCCAGTCTCATAAATGGACTGTTTACGTTCGTGGTGCAACTAATGAGGATCTCAGTGTGGTGGTGAAGCGTGTGGTTTTTCAATTGCACTCAAGTTTTAACAATCCTACGAGGGTTGTGGACGGCCCCCCTTTTGAGTTGTCGGAGTGTGGATGGGGTGAATTCGAAATTGTTATAACCCTTCATTTCCACACTGATGTTTGTGATAAGCCGCTGCACTT ATATCACCATTTGAAACTGTATCCAGAGGACGAATCTGGGCCTCTATCCACTAAAAAACCTGTTGTAGTAGAGTCATATGATGAAATTGTACTTGCAGAGCCTTCAGAGGCCTTTTTTGCCCGTGTACAGAACCATCCAGCAGTCAGTGTGCCTAGACTACCGCCTGGCCTAAATTTACCTCCTCCTG AAGATGTTGATCGAAGGAAACGCAGTGACTCAAAAGATCATCCTCTAAGTCAATGGTTCACAAATTTCTCTGAAGCAGACGAGCTGTTAAAACTTACAGCAGCTCGCCAGCAG GTGCAAGGTCATATTGCAAGATTGAGAagacagttgagcttgatagaggGCCAGCATCAACAATTGAAACCTGCTGATGATCTGTGA
- the LOC104220695 gene encoding transcription initiation factor TFIID subunit 14b-like isoform X5 → MPQSSSTKKHVQEPPDVTGPNPKSQRTKMVKSSDDSDKKFVQNTGKKLKELEVGVPIVYGNIAFWLGKKASEYHHLKLYPEDESGPLSTKKPVVVESYDEIVLAEPSEAFFARVQNHPAVSVPRLPPGLNLPPPVPIEDVDRRKRSDSKDHPLSQWFTNFSEADELLKLTAARQQVQGHIARLRRQLSLIEGQHQQLKPADDL, encoded by the exons ATGCCTCAAAGCTCGTCGACAAAGAAGCACGTGCAAGAACCCCCCGACGTTACCGGACCCAACCCCAAATCTCAGCGTACCAAAATGGTTAAGTCTTCCGATGACAGCGATAAAAAG TTTGTGCAGAATACTGGTAAGAAGCTGAAAGAGCTTGAAGTTGGGGTCCCAATAGTGTATGGCAATATTGCATTTTGGCTTGGTAAGAAGGCGAGCGA ATATCACCATTTGAAACTGTATCCAGAGGACGAATCTGGGCCTCTATCCACTAAAAAACCTGTTGTAGTAGAGTCATATGATGAAATTGTACTTGCAGAGCCTTCAGAGGCCTTTTTTGCCCGTGTACAGAACCATCCAGCAGTCAGTGTGCCTAGACTACCGCCTGGCCTAAATTTACCTCCTCCTG TACCAATAGAAGATGTTGATCGAAGGAAACGCAGTGACTCAAAAGATCATCCTCTAAGTCAATGGTTCACAAATTTCTCTGAAGCAGACGAGCTGTTAAAACTTACAGCAGCTCGCCAGCAG GTGCAAGGTCATATTGCAAGATTGAGAagacagttgagcttgatagaggGCCAGCATCAACAATTGAAACCTGCTGATGATCTGTGA
- the LOC104220695 gene encoding transcription initiation factor TFIID subunit 14b-like isoform X1 yields the protein MPQSSSTKKHVQEPPDVTGPNPKSQRTKMVKSSDDSDKKFVQNTGKKLKELEVGVPIVYGNIAFWLGKKASEFQSHKWTVYVRGATNEDLSVVVKRVVFQLHSSFNNPTRVVDGPPFELSECGWGEFEIVITLHFHTDVCDKPLHLYHHLKLYPEDESGPLSTKKPVVVESYDEIVLAEPSEAFFARVQNHPAVSVPRLPPGLNLPPPVPIEDVDRRKRSDSKDHPLSQWFTNFSEADELLKLTAARQQVQGHIARLRRQLSLIEGQHQQLKPADDL from the exons ATGCCTCAAAGCTCGTCGACAAAGAAGCACGTGCAAGAACCCCCCGACGTTACCGGACCCAACCCCAAATCTCAGCGTACCAAAATGGTTAAGTCTTCCGATGACAGCGATAAAAAG TTTGTGCAGAATACTGGTAAGAAGCTGAAAGAGCTTGAAGTTGGGGTCCCAATAGTGTATGGCAATATTGCATTTTGGCTTGGTAAGAAGGCGAGCGA GTTCCAGTCTCATAAATGGACTGTTTACGTTCGTGGTGCAACTAATGAGGATCTCAGTGTGGTGGTGAAGCGTGTGGTTTTTCAATTGCACTCAAGTTTTAACAATCCTACGAGGGTTGTGGACGGCCCCCCTTTTGAGTTGTCGGAGTGTGGATGGGGTGAATTCGAAATTGTTATAACCCTTCATTTCCACACTGATGTTTGTGATAAGCCGCTGCACTT ATATCACCATTTGAAACTGTATCCAGAGGACGAATCTGGGCCTCTATCCACTAAAAAACCTGTTGTAGTAGAGTCATATGATGAAATTGTACTTGCAGAGCCTTCAGAGGCCTTTTTTGCCCGTGTACAGAACCATCCAGCAGTCAGTGTGCCTAGACTACCGCCTGGCCTAAATTTACCTCCTCCTG TACCAATAGAAGATGTTGATCGAAGGAAACGCAGTGACTCAAAAGATCATCCTCTAAGTCAATGGTTCACAAATTTCTCTGAAGCAGACGAGCTGTTAAAACTTACAGCAGCTCGCCAGCAG GTGCAAGGTCATATTGCAAGATTGAGAagacagttgagcttgatagaggGCCAGCATCAACAATTGAAACCTGCTGATGATCTGTGA
- the LOC104220695 gene encoding transcription initiation factor TFIID subunit 14b-like isoform X2: MPQSSSTKKHVQEPPDVTGPNPKSQRTKMVKSSDDSDKKNTGKKLKELEVGVPIVYGNIAFWLGKKASEFQSHKWTVYVRGATNEDLSVVVKRVVFQLHSSFNNPTRVVDGPPFELSECGWGEFEIVITLHFHTDVCDKPLHLYHHLKLYPEDESGPLSTKKPVVVESYDEIVLAEPSEAFFARVQNHPAVSVPRLPPGLNLPPPVPIEDVDRRKRSDSKDHPLSQWFTNFSEADELLKLTAARQQVQGHIARLRRQLSLIEGQHQQLKPADDL; this comes from the exons ATGCCTCAAAGCTCGTCGACAAAGAAGCACGTGCAAGAACCCCCCGACGTTACCGGACCCAACCCCAAATCTCAGCGTACCAAAATGGTTAAGTCTTCCGATGACAGCGATAAAAAG AATACTGGTAAGAAGCTGAAAGAGCTTGAAGTTGGGGTCCCAATAGTGTATGGCAATATTGCATTTTGGCTTGGTAAGAAGGCGAGCGA GTTCCAGTCTCATAAATGGACTGTTTACGTTCGTGGTGCAACTAATGAGGATCTCAGTGTGGTGGTGAAGCGTGTGGTTTTTCAATTGCACTCAAGTTTTAACAATCCTACGAGGGTTGTGGACGGCCCCCCTTTTGAGTTGTCGGAGTGTGGATGGGGTGAATTCGAAATTGTTATAACCCTTCATTTCCACACTGATGTTTGTGATAAGCCGCTGCACTT ATATCACCATTTGAAACTGTATCCAGAGGACGAATCTGGGCCTCTATCCACTAAAAAACCTGTTGTAGTAGAGTCATATGATGAAATTGTACTTGCAGAGCCTTCAGAGGCCTTTTTTGCCCGTGTACAGAACCATCCAGCAGTCAGTGTGCCTAGACTACCGCCTGGCCTAAATTTACCTCCTCCTG TACCAATAGAAGATGTTGATCGAAGGAAACGCAGTGACTCAAAAGATCATCCTCTAAGTCAATGGTTCACAAATTTCTCTGAAGCAGACGAGCTGTTAAAACTTACAGCAGCTCGCCAGCAG GTGCAAGGTCATATTGCAAGATTGAGAagacagttgagcttgatagaggGCCAGCATCAACAATTGAAACCTGCTGATGATCTGTGA
- the LOC104220695 gene encoding transcription initiation factor TFIID subunit 14b-like isoform X4, producing MPQSSSTKKHVQEPPDVTGPNPKSQRTKMVKSSDDSDKKFVQNTGKKLKELEVGVPIVYGNIAFWLGKKASEFQSHKWTVYVRGATNEDLSVVVKRVVFQLHSSFNNPTRVVDGPPFELSECGWGEFEIVITLHFHTDVCDKPLHLYHHLKLYPEDESGPLSTKKPVVVESYDEIVLAEPSEAFFARVQNHPAVSVPRLPPGLNLPPPVPIEDVDRRKRSDSKDHPLSQWFTNFSEADELLKLTAARQQSVAQVCNIKQETMNFGVVC from the exons ATGCCTCAAAGCTCGTCGACAAAGAAGCACGTGCAAGAACCCCCCGACGTTACCGGACCCAACCCCAAATCTCAGCGTACCAAAATGGTTAAGTCTTCCGATGACAGCGATAAAAAG TTTGTGCAGAATACTGGTAAGAAGCTGAAAGAGCTTGAAGTTGGGGTCCCAATAGTGTATGGCAATATTGCATTTTGGCTTGGTAAGAAGGCGAGCGA GTTCCAGTCTCATAAATGGACTGTTTACGTTCGTGGTGCAACTAATGAGGATCTCAGTGTGGTGGTGAAGCGTGTGGTTTTTCAATTGCACTCAAGTTTTAACAATCCTACGAGGGTTGTGGACGGCCCCCCTTTTGAGTTGTCGGAGTGTGGATGGGGTGAATTCGAAATTGTTATAACCCTTCATTTCCACACTGATGTTTGTGATAAGCCGCTGCACTT ATATCACCATTTGAAACTGTATCCAGAGGACGAATCTGGGCCTCTATCCACTAAAAAACCTGTTGTAGTAGAGTCATATGATGAAATTGTACTTGCAGAGCCTTCAGAGGCCTTTTTTGCCCGTGTACAGAACCATCCAGCAGTCAGTGTGCCTAGACTACCGCCTGGCCTAAATTTACCTCCTCCTG TACCAATAGAAGATGTTGATCGAAGGAAACGCAGTGACTCAAAAGATCATCCTCTAAGTCAATGGTTCACAAATTTCTCTGAAGCAGACGAGCTGTTAAAACTTACAGCAGCTCGCCAGCAG TCAGTTGCTCAAGTGTGTAATATAAAACAAGAAACAATGAACTTTGGAGTTGTTTGCTAA